A part of Deltaproteobacteria bacterium genomic DNA contains:
- a CDS encoding VOC family protein, protein MGTKDEKQPVIEVKGKEIIQVGIVVQDAAKTAKRFSELFGIGPWMFFDTAPAKMILHDKSLKDGESAMRLAIANLARMQIELIQPLYGLSTYQEFLKEQGEGVHHLSFGSIDNHDEFVTALKRQDIGIEMQGLLGGALTFTYMSTQKDLGTIFEVLKPAPPGTHNTLEPWGTYAPQGPGSINIKGKEIVQVGIVVEDAEKMARRYWEIFGIGPWVLIDFKKPHVTDAVFHGITMTDTDFHVKAALANHGNLQFELLQPVEGPSTHMEFLKTHGEGVHHLSFGEVDDHDEVVSAFENQGISIESTGLLGGAAIFTYMATQKDLGTIFELVKVHPGVQSTLVPYGTYPPSN, encoded by the coding sequence ATGGGAACAAAAGATGAGAAGCAACCGGTCATAGAGGTCAAGGGAAAGGAGATAATTCAGGTCGGGATCGTGGTTCAAGACGCCGCGAAAACGGCAAAGCGCTTTTCAGAACTTTTCGGCATCGGGCCTTGGATGTTTTTTGATACAGCTCCCGCTAAAATGATTCTGCACGATAAATCCCTTAAGGATGGGGAATCCGCCATGAGGCTCGCCATCGCTAACCTGGCCAGAATGCAGATTGAGCTGATTCAGCCTTTGTATGGGTTAAGCACTTATCAGGAATTTTTAAAGGAGCAGGGGGAGGGTGTTCACCACCTGAGCTTCGGGTCAATAGATAACCATGACGAGTTTGTGACGGCCTTGAAGAGGCAGGACATTGGTATTGAAATGCAGGGCCTTCTGGGGGGCGCCTTGACCTTTACCTACATGTCCACCCAAAAGGATCTGGGGACCATCTTTGAGGTCCTCAAACCTGCTCCCCCTGGCACTCACAATACTCTTGAGCCGTGGGGCACCTATGCGCCTCAGGGACCGGGCTCAATCAATATCAAAGGCAAGGAAATCGTTCAGGTTGGTATTGTGGTTGAGGATGCCGAGAAAATGGCCCGGCGTTACTGGGAAATTTTCGGCATAGGGCCGTGGGTGCTCATTGATTTCAAGAAACCGCATGTGACCGACGCCGTCTTCCACGGTATAACGATGACTGATACCGATTTTCATGTAAAGGCTGCCCTGGCTAACCATGGAAACCTCCAGTTCGAACTGCTCCAACCGGTAGAGGGACCGAGTACCCACATGGAATTTTTAAAGACGCACGGTGAGGGTGTGCATCACCTGAGCTTTGGCGAAGTAGACGACCATGACGAGGTCGTGTCTGCCTTTGAAAATCAGGGCATCAGCATTGAGTCCACAGGACTCCTGGGAGGCGCGGCCATCTTCACTT